The sequence TGTTTATAGAAGATATTTTAGAAGCGGATGGTATTACACTTCTAAAATGGAAACATTtgattaaagaaagaaatttgaaCACACAAGGAAGAATACCGCAATGGTTCAAGAATAtagaaacaaaattattagaagATAAAGAAGGTACAACAaggaaaatcaaaaatgagTATATAAGTATCAcacaaaagagaaaaattaacatcaattattttgatgaaaatgagAAGAcgaataaaaatcaaataattactTGGTGCGAGACAGATGAATCTCTTATATTTGTAGAAGacaagaaaaaatcatttagtaaaaaatacaaaagattaGGAAGACATTTAATAACGATAGGAAACAAAGATGATCTAAATAACTCGCCAAATTTGATAGGATGCGAAGGATGTCATCGAAacgtaagtaaaaaaaaagataatgggGAATGcttaatatatattgaaaacgAGATTAGcagaaaaatagaaaaaagaaaagaagaagaTTTTATAAGACCATATGAAACACTAAATAACATCTTAACAAAGAATATTTGGTTAAGAAATACTATAAACGAAGAAAAGAAAGATACATTGTACAATAAAAGAATTGAAATGATTGACAATACGATAAAAGCGAGTGAagagtttattaatataatcaagaATAGTATATTCGAACGAAAAGAATCAGATTTTGGGAAAGACagatttttcttaataatagaagtgaaaaaaaacaaaacaaaaattgaCGATAAaggtaaaagaaaatattattataacataatATGGAAAATAAGAAGTGAAAAcgtaaacaataataacaacGAACTACAAATAATTGCAAAACATGAAAGTATTTACGACAAcgaatacaaaattattttaagaagtATTATTCTAGGGTTATTAATTATAGCAGAAAATAGCGAATTAATTCTCGAAATAAATGATAGAGTcaagaatttaatttatgaCTTCAATAACAAGTGTAGTAATAGACGTAAAATCGATAGCGAATATTATTTAGAGTTGCTTTTTATAGAagattttttagaaaacaaCGAAATCGATATGTTAGACGCGAACGAAGTTACAACCAATTGCTTGAAAGAAATACGCAAAACATCGAGagaatttttagattttaaaatttttgacgaCACGAgaattgatgattttgaatTAATCGACGAAgcgttaataataaatgaatttaacgTGATATGGAATAATCGAATAATATCAGGAGGTTATAGAGCTTGGAGAAAGAAAATTACAAATGCTATTTGGAAAAATGAGATACTAAATAGCGAAAAACTTgatgatttatttgtttataattacaaaaaagaatttgattggGTCACGACTTTGGAATTTATAAGTAATAGGACCAATTTTTCAAACAGGCAATGTGGTGATAAAGACACGAATGAACGGTcatatagaattaaaaatatcttgaaaGAATTGCCATCATATAAGACACTCTTTAATAGAAATACTAACAAAATAGAATCATCGAGATGTATTAGATGCAAGAAATATGAAGAAGATTGGGAACATGTTTGGATCTGTGAAAGCAATGATTACTCAATCGACGAAATAATTCAAGAATCACCATATAAATACGAAGTTCTTCTAGAAGCTAAcaataaatatgatgatataAAGATACTTAGGAATCACTTATGTAATTTTCTAACTTTAATCGAAAGTCCTTCATTGATACTTATAGGTAAAAGCAGAAAATGGGAATTATTGAGAGGAATTTTCAACAATAATTTCAACtatttgtcaaaaattaaGGAAGAACAAAGAGTAATAAAAGACTTGTGGAATTTTATATAcgatgaaataaaaaacagaTTATGGATACTACGATGCGAAGAAGTCAAAAGATTAGAAGAAAAAGATGGTATAAGAAAATGGGAATTGAGATTAAATAAACCAGCGTCAGATAGTAGTAGTATAGAAAGAAATAtagatatagaaaatattaaaaacgaaaaaacaaaagataaaacagataaaaaagaaaaaaatatattaaaaaatagaattggAATAGTAACGTTAGGCAAAATGATAGGAAAAATTACAGACGGGTTAGATATAAACAGATCATGGGACACGACTACGAAATTacctttttattagtttagcaaatatttacataatattattagtaactTAGTACGgatagaattttaaataatcttatgTTCGAAAATCACTTAGTTATAGggttttacaatttatttttattgtactgCTCTAagtgtttttatatttaattatgtaattgttcgcaattctaaataattaataaaacgcgttactattttaaaaaaaaaaaaaaaaaaaaagagtattcAATATTGATGTGGATgttaatcattaaataacgaaatgaataaattaatcatttgcTTGTATCAGCAGGCACGTTATACCATTTGTTACCCTATAAAACCGAAATGTgctaaatttgtaataaatgtctaaaaaagcaccattatgtttaatttttgtttatttgtaataagacataaatcgaataaaatggtgcttttttagacattCATTGCACATGTgcacaaatataaaacaaatttagcacatttcgtttttatagggttaCCGCCGGATATTAATGCTAGTCATTCTGCTCATATTCGGCATATTACACCAATGATTGTCggatattaatgatatttatggCAAGCCGAAGCGGACAAATCTGTGCCTATTTCAACATCATAATGCccctataaaaacgaaatgtgctaaatttgttttatatttgtgctcatgtgtaataaatgtctaaaaaagcaccattttgtttaatttttgtttatttgtaataagacataaatcggataaaatggtgcttttttagacatttattacacatgaacacgaatttaaaataaatttaacacatttcgtttttatagggGCATCACTTATTCCTATTATTCGACTTTCAGTAATTAATAagcatataattataatataaacgTTTAATTTatgtatcaaattttttattacctttttttgtattactaaacaaaaaattgacgcatatatataaattatgcaAACACTAAATTATACGTTCAATAAATGCCAAATTGATTAATCAATTTCGAACACGCCTTAAAATACCTTTATTGAATTTGGAAATTAAGGAAATGATTTTGTATATCATAGTTTGGTAAAGTGTATAAAAGTATAATCCTTTTTGTTACTTTTCTGACAACGATAACAACGATAATATTATCATCCTTTTACAAGAACAAATTCacattatttcttaatttctcaTTCAAATTCTTTGGTggaattaatacttttttaacaACTTAAAGCACTTTTATCTTCCATCTCTTTTTTATCCTTGTCTTTTGCATCAATAATGAGATTTGCTCGATTGTGTAAATTAtaccttttctttttagttgCAACTGCAACTATAGCTGTAGGAGCACCTCTAGACAATGTGATCAAGACTTCCATGGTCGAGGGCCAAGCCACAATAGAAACAACAGTACCCCAATGCCCAGCAGGTACTACATATGTAGCTTCCCTTTGCTTCAGTGTTGGCAGAATACAGGTATTTTGTCAAAACCCTCAAAACCCAACCCTAGAAATCATAGCATTTACAGATTGTGAACCAGATGAAGTTTGTATTGAACATGAACACGCAATCAATGAAGACCTAAATCGTCCACATGCTACGTGTGTTAGTTCTGAATTTTACACAGTATgggataattttaataatcctgATGCTGATGCTTGTGCACAGGAAGTATACAAACATGATCATGGTGCACTTGATGTGGAGATTGCAATGACGATATATGCACATGATGGAAGACCGATACAAGTAAATTTGCTGAGGGCACTTTCTAATGATCATGAACTTTCTAGGATCTTTGATATGCACAATTACACCCAAGTGATTCGAGGTTATAATGGGGAAACAATTAAGTACTGCTTTAATACAGGCACCAAAAACCAAGTAACAGCTTATGCTGGTTCTTGGATTATAAATTAACGCTTTATTGTCATCGGCCTAAAACCTTTTAGTGAGGCTCAGATCACTGGGCTGTTACACTATCGCTAGATCATACCAAATggtcaataaaataataaaagtttattaattaatatttcttttttaatgatttctcATTGTTGTAGTGTAATACTTTTACTGTATGCTTAatgttacaatttttttttatttcaaacgCTTTGACCGAAACcctatgaaatttttattcacatatat is a genomic window of Rhizophagus irregularis chromosome 7, complete sequence containing:
- a CDS encoding uncharacterized protein (SECRETED:cutsite_AVG-AP; SECRETED:prob_0.8505); SECRETED:SignalP(1-23); the protein is MRFARLCKLYLFFLVATATIAVGAPLDNVIKTSMVEGQATIETTVPQCPAGTTYVASLCFSVGRIQVFCQNPQNPTLEIIAFTDCEPDEVCIEHEHAINEDLNRPHATCVSSEFYTVWDNFNNPDADACAQEVYKHDHGALDVEIAMTIYAHDGRPIQVNLLRALSNDHELSRIFDMHNYTQVIRGYNGETIKYCFNTGTKNQVTAYAGSWIIN